The genomic segment CTCTCTGACAGGGAGTGACCGAAGCTATTGGGCCCAGACGTGCTCGCTGCGCTGTCGTCCGAGAGAGCGGAGCGCCTCTCGAACCACGCGCGACTGGTCCCGTTCGAGTTCCCGCGGCGACAGACGACACGCGGCGCTCGCTCCGCTCGCCGTCGTTGTTCGGTGGGAAAGTGGGCCGGCGCGAATTCGAATCGCGGTTACGGCCACCCGAAGGCCGAAGGATACCAGGCTACCCCACCGGCCCGTGCGATAGCATACGGGAGAAGTGCGGCGGCCAATTTAACGGTTGCGAAAGCCTAGCCTCTTGGGCGATGGCCGAGTCGTCAACGGTATGCAACTTCAGGACGAGTTCGTACCAACGGAGACGTTCGCGACCTGCCTCAACAACGCCCCCCAGCCGTGCGTGGACCTCGTCGTCGAGTACGAGGGCGGGATACTGCTGGCCAGACGGCAGAAGGAACCGGCCAAAGGCGAGTGGTTCTGGCCCGGGAGCCGGCTGTACAAGGGCGAGGAGCTAGACGACGCGGCGGCCAGAGTCGCCAGCGAGGAGCTGGGACTGGACGCGGTGACCGTCGACCGCATCGGCGTCAGCGAGCATTTCTGGGAGCGCTCGGCGGTCGACGGCGTCGAGACGCGCCACACCGTCCCGGTCGTCTATCGGGTCACCCCGGAGCCTGGGCAATCAATAACGCTCAACGAACAGCACGACGAGTATCGCGTGGTGACGACACCGCCGGCGGGAGCCAACGAGTACGTCGTCGAGTACTTCGAGCGGTTCGACCTCGTGTGAGGCTGCCCGGCGCCATCACAGAAAATATTTACCGCTCCGAAGTTACTCACAAGCCGAGTAACTAATGACGATACTCGTCACCGGGGCAGACGGCTACATCGGCTGGCCCACAGCGCTGCGCATCGCGGACCGAACGGACGAACGCGTGCTGCTGGTCGACAACTTCGGCCGCCGCGAGTGGGTCGAGGAGATCGGCTCGACCAGCGCGACGCCGGTCGCGTCCATCGACGAGCGCCTCGACGCGGCCGAGGAGACGCTCGGCATCACCAACATGTCCTTCGTCGAGGGCGACCTCGTCGAGCGCTCCTTCGTCGACGAGCTACTGCAGGTCCACGAGCCGGACGTCGTCGTCCACGCGGCCGCCCAGCCCTCGGCGCCCTACTCCCAGATAAACGGCGAGCGGGCCAACTACACCCAGCACAACAACCTCCAGTCCACGCGGAACCTCCTGTGGGGGCTCGAAGAGCACGACATGACCGACACGCACTTCATCGAGACGACGACGACGGGCGTCTACGGCGCGCCGGAGTTCCCCATCCCGGAGGGCGGCGCGACGATGGAGAACGACGGCGACCGCGACGAGGTGCCGTTCCCGGCGATGGCGGGGAGCTGGTACCACCTCACGAAGT from the Halomicroarcula saliterrae genome contains:
- a CDS encoding NUDIX domain-containing protein is translated as MQLQDEFVPTETFATCLNNAPQPCVDLVVEYEGGILLARRQKEPAKGEWFWPGSRLYKGEELDDAAARVASEELGLDAVTVDRIGVSEHFWERSAVDGVETRHTVPVVYRVTPEPGQSITLNEQHDEYRVVTTPPAGANEYVVEYFERFDLV